The genomic region aaagtgccattttaatggcttaactaagttaattgggttaacaaggcaggttagggtaattaggcaagttattgtataacaatggtttgttctgtagactatcgaaaaatgtatatatatatatatatatatatatatatatatgtatatatatgtatatgtatatatatgtatatatatatatatatatatatatatatatatataaatatgtatatatatatgtatatatatgtatatgtatatatatgtatatatatatatatatatatatatatatatatatatatatatatatatatataaatatgtatgtatatatgtatatatatatatatatatatgtgtgtatgtatatatatatatatatatatatatatatatatgtatatatatatgtatatatatatatgtatatatatgtatatgtatatatatgtgtatatatatatatatatatatatatatatatatatatatatatatatgtatatatatatatatatatatatatgtatatatatgtatatgtatatatatgtgtatatatatatatatatatatatatatatatatatatatatatatatatatgtatatatatatgtatatatatatatatatgtatatatatatgtatatatatatatatatatataaatatgtatgtatatatgtatatatatatatatatatatatatatatatatatatatatatatgtgtgtatgtgtatatatatatatatatatatatatatgtatgtatgtatgtatgtgtgtgtgtgtgtgtgtgtgtgtgtgtgtgtgtgtgtgtgtgtgtgtgtgtgtgtgtgtgtgtgtgtgtgtgtgtgtgtgtgtgtgtgtgtgtgtgtgtgtgtgtgtgtgtgtgtgtgtgtgtgtgtgtgtgtgtgtgtgtgtgtgtgtgtgtgtgtgtgtgtgtgtgtgtgtgtgtgtgtgtgtgtgtgtgtgtgtgtgtgtgtgtgtgtgtgtgtgtgtatgtatgtatgtatgtatgtatgtatatatatgtatgtatgtatgtatgtatgtatgtatgtatgtatgtgtatgtatgtatgtatgtgtatgtatgtatatatatatatatatatatatatatatatatatatatatatatatatatatatatatatatatgtatgtatgtatgtatgtatgtatgtatgtatgtatgtatgtatgtatatatgtatatatatatatatatatatatatatatatatatatatatatatatatatatatatatatatatatatatgtatatatatgtatatgtatgtatatgtatatatatgtatatatatgtatatgtatatatatgtatatatatgtatatatatatatatatatatatgtatatgtatatgtatatatatatatatatatgtatatatatatgtatatatatatatatatatatatatatatatatatatatatatatatatatatatatatatatatatatatatatatgtatatatatatgtatatatatgtatatgtatatgtatatatatgtatatgtatatatatgtatatgtatatatatatatatgtatatatatatatatgtatatgtatatatatgtatatgtatatatatgtatatgtatatatgtatatgtatatatatatatatatgtatatatatatatatatgtatatatatgtatatgtatatatatgtatatgtatatatatgtatatgtatatatatgtatatatatatatatgtatatatatatatatatatatatatatatatatatgtatatatatatgtatatatatatatatgtatatatatatgtatatgtatatatatatatatatatatatatatatatatatgtatatatatatgtatatatatatgtatatatatatatatatatatatatataaatatgtatatatatatatgtatatatatgtatatatatatgtatatatatgtatatgtatatgtatatatatatgtatatatatatgtatatatgtatatgtatatatatatatatatatatatatatatatatatatatatatatatatatatatatgtatatatatatatatatatatatatatatatatatatataaatatgtatgtatatatgtatatatatatatatatatgtgtgtatgtatatatatatatatatatatatatatatatgtatatatatatatatatatatatatatatataaataaatatgtatatatatgtgtatatatatatatatatatatatatatgtgtgtatgtatatatatatatatatatatatatatatatatatatatgtatgtatgtatgtatgtatgtatgtatgtatgtatgtatgtatgtatgtatgtatgtatgtatgtatgtatgtatgtatgtatgtatgtatgtatgtatgtatgtatgtatgtatgtatgtatgtatgtatgtatgtatgtatgtatgtatgtatgtatgtatgtatgtatgtatgtatgtatgtatgtatgtatgtatgtatgtatgtatatatatatatatatatatatatgtgtatatatatatatatatatatatatatatatatatatatgtatgtatatgtatgtatgtatatgtatgtatgtatgtatgtatgtatgtatgtatgtatgtatatatatatatatgtatgtatgtatgtatgtatatgtatgtatgtatgtatgtatgtatatgtatgtatatatatatatatatatatatatatatatatatatatatatatatatatatatatatatatatatatatatatatatatatatatatatatatatatatatatatatatatatatatatatagcataaaggggctaataattttgaccttaatgttttttttaattaaaaactgcttttattctagctgaaataaaacaaataagactttctctagaagaaaaaatatcagacatactgtgaacatttccttgcgttgttaaacatcatttaggaaatatttaaaaaaaaaacattcaaaggtggctaataattctgactttaactgtatatctgtCCCTTTTTTATTTCTCTGTCATTATATTCATCTATCTCTCCCTTTATTCAGACCTTACCTGAATCACAATATCTCTCATGAAGTCAAACTCCTCTGGATGGAGGAAGGCAGTGAACTCTTCTCTGGTGGCCACACCATCCCCATCCCTGTCTGCAGACTTAAACCGCCTATCATCTCTGTTGAGCATGGATTTATACGTGGCTTTATCATCCACATCATCAAACTCTGTGTCTGCAATTAAATAACAAAGTAAGTCGATTAATAATGTTTGGTTCTACGGTGTTTTACAACCACACATGAACAGCTGTTTCTCATTAAACATCACCAGCTGCCACGCCTAAACGCAAAGCCTCATTACCCATATAATATCCATAGGTGGTGTTCTTGTACTCAATCCATCCGATCTTCCCATCCTTGTTCTGGTCGTACTCATTCCAGTGCTTGTCCACGTTCTCCTCGATGTACCTCCTCTGCCTGTGCTTGATCCAGTGGTGTAGCTCACCATGACTGACAAAGCCATCCTTATCTGTGTCAATCTTATCCACAATCTTTCTGCATGGGGAACATGgcacaaaaaaatacaaagtaaGACACATGATGATTTTGTTTTCTCCTATTTACTGCATCATTTTTACATGTATATGTAGTGTACCCTAATCTGTCTTTGCTCTCCTCCGGGCTCAGCTGGTCAAAGGTCTTGGATTCCTCTTTCCCCAGGAAGGCCTCGTGGTCAAACTGGAAACCGTGGGCATCATCGTGAGCATGGTCACTGAGGTCTAGCTTATGATGTATACGCTTCTCCTGTGCTGGCACCGCAACCGAGAGCCCAGCAAGCAGGGCAAGTGTCCCCAGAAAAAGCAGCTGCATATTCTCACTTTA from Danio aesculapii chromosome 3, fDanAes4.1, whole genome shotgun sequence harbors:
- the rcn3 gene encoding reticulocalbin-3 isoform X2 — translated: MQLLFLGTLALLAGLSVAVPAQEKRIHHKLDLSDHAHDDAHGFQFDHEAFLGKEESKTFDQLSPEESKDRLGKIVDKIDTDKDGFVSHGELHHWIKHRQRRYIEENVDKHWNEYDQNKDGKIGWIEYKNTTYGYYMDTEFDDVDDKATYKSMLNRDDRRFKSADRDGDGVATREEFTAFLHPEEFDFMRDIVIQETIEDIDKNGDGKIDLHEYIGDMYNPEAGETEPDWVTTEKKQFSEFRDMNKDGFLDANEVSHWILPTEVDHADNEARHLIHETDKDNDGRLSISEIMDKLDFLKVSTITDYGTLIEVHDEL
- the rcn3 gene encoding reticulocalbin-3 isoform X1: MQLLFLGTLALLAGLSVAVPAQEKRIHHKLDLSDHAHDDAHGFQFDHEAFLGKEESKTFDQLSPEESKDRLGKIVDKIDTDKDGFVSHGELHHWIKHRQRRYIEENVDKHWNEYDQNKDGKIGWIEYKNTTYGYYMDTEFDDVDDKATYKSMLNRDDRRFKSADRDGDGVATREEFTAFLHPEEFDFMRDIVIQETIEDIDKNGDGKIDLHEYIGDMYNPEAGETEPDWVTTEKKQFSEFRDMNKDGFLDANEVSHWILPTEVDHADNEARHLIHETDKDNDDKITKKEILENWNMFVGSQATNYGEDLTKRHDEL